A genomic segment from Pseudomonadota bacterium encodes:
- a CDS encoding rubrerythrin family protein — protein MSKTEKNLKEAFAGESQANRKYLAFAKKAEDEGYRQVAKLFRA, from the coding sequence GTGTCAAAAACAGAAAAAAATCTTAAGGAAGCGTTTGCAGGAGAATCACAGGCTAATAGAAAATACCTTGCCTTTGCTAAAAAGGCAGAAGATGAGGGTTACAGGCAGGTTGCGAAGTTATTTAGAGCTG